A stretch of Candidatus Neomarinimicrobiota bacterium DNA encodes these proteins:
- a CDS encoding NADH-quinone oxidoreductase subunit L has protein sequence MTAMNVVAVVGGFTAIFAASMALVTNDIKRVLAYSTISQLGYMMLALGTGAYGAAIFHLFTHAFFKSLLFLGAGSVGHASGGTFDMRYMGGLRKVMPVTYVTFLIGGRALAGIFPLAGF, from the coding sequence ATGACGGCGATGAACGTGGTCGCCGTGGTCGGCGGGTTCACCGCCATCTTCGCAGCCTCGATGGCTCTGGTGACGAACGACATCAAGCGCGTCCTGGCGTACTCCACGATCAGCCAGCTCGGCTACATGATGCTCGCCCTGGGCACGGGAGCGTACGGGGCCGCGATATTCCATCTGTTCACCCACGCGTTCTTCAAGTCGCTCCTCTTCCTGGGCGCTGGCAGTGTCGGCCACGCGTCGGGAGGCACCTTCGACATGAGGTACATGGGAGGCCTGCGGAAGGTCATGCCCGTGACCTACGTGACGTTCCTGATCGGGGGCCGGGCGCTGGCGGGGATCTTCCCGCTGGCCGGCTTCT